The genomic region GCACAGGAATTTTCGGCGGGTATAAGTAATCATAGGCCTATCTCTTGCAAATTCATGCGGCTCAGAAAACCCGGGACCGCACGAAGTCAGAGTTTGGACGTTTGACCCGCATGCAAGTTACAGGCTTTTTCTTATTTCTTCAAGTGTCGCTTTTGCCACCGGGGTCTGGATAAACTCATAAATCCGATTGAGTCTTTCGCAGGCATACTCGCCGCAAAAGGCACAGTTCTCAACGTTTTTTTCAAACCCGCACCGCCTGACTTCACAGGCGTTGCAAAACTTGATGACCCTTTCTCCGGCAGAAAGACATCCATCGCAGTTGATATCTTCGGGTTTGATCACTTGCTCCTCTGTTGACCAGGATGCGGCCAGCTTTGCCTTGCCTTCGTCGTCGTCTTTCTGGGTCGCGATAAAGGCGGGACATTCAGTACAGATTAGCCCGCAAAAGGCAATCATCTTTTCCATGCTTAAAACTCCTTTCCCTTAAATCCCCGTGAGGTTAATCCCGGCTGCCTCGACTGGCGTTTCTTTAAACCAGCCCCACCGAGAAGGCCAGCAGAAACTGGCCCAAGTAATACAAAGGCAAACCGAAAAGCCGGTTCACGTATCCTCGCCTGACAAAACGGTTCCGGGCCACAAAAAAGTCCGAAACATAGAAGAAAAACGCCCCGGCAAAAATGAACATTGGCCCTGGAAAACCATAGGAGCGGGCCTTAAAAACCGCCCAGGCCCCCCAGAGCATGACCGTGATGACCACGATGTACGCCAGCACCGGGAAGAACATTGACCTTAAATGAGGCCGCAGCCAGGCGAAGACAACGGCGCTGGCCGTAAGAATAACGAGCGGCTCCACAGAAATCCACTCATAAAAATCTGTCAGGGAAATAAAACCGAACAGGTAAAAAACATGACCGAGTAAAAAGGCGATCAGCCCTAACATGAAAGCCTTGGCCTGAGGCAGGGCCAGACAGATGTCGCCCATCATGCAGAAAATCAAGCCGGCCAGAAGAAGATGGAAATAACCCGAAACCGGATGCTGCTGCAGGAGGGCCGTCAGGATGAACAGCATGGAGAGACTGGACTTTGTAACCAGGACGAGCCTGACTGATGATTGCTTTTCACTGAAAAGCAGGGCCGCCAGCAGGAAGAGCGCGGCAACGATAAGAACCAGGTTCACCACATTTTTTCCTTTTAAATAATCCTTGCCGATTTTCACGGAGTATATCGCATTTCAGGCATTAAGGCCAAAAAGTTCCCCCCTGAACCGAAAAATTTGCGTCTGAAGCGTAAGGTTGTATAATTAAAAAAAGGACTCTGAAACAGGAGAAACCCAGCGGCCGTTACCAGGAGGGATTTCCTCAAGTACTCAGGCGCAGCCAGCAGCGCCTTGCTGCTGGGTATTCGCGGAGGTTTGACTATGGCCAGCCCTAAGAGCCGTGTGGCATTCTTGAAGACCGAGGATCGAAAATCCGGGGTGGCGGCATCCATCAAGGCCCTGAACATAAACCCGGTCAGGAACAAGGACGTCCTGATCAAGCCCAACTTCAACACCGCTGACCTTACCCCGGGATCAACTCATAACGATACCCTGGTGGCGCTGGTGGAAGAAGTCTGGAACATGGGAGCCAAATCGGTGAGCCTGGGCGAGCGCGCTTACCCTCCCACGAGCGAGGTTATGGAGGATAAAGGTATTTTACCACTCCTGGAGAAGCTGGATGTTAGGGTTATCAATTTCGACGACCTTGACGATAAGGGCTGGGTCAAGGTCGAGCCTGAGGACAGCCATTGGCGGGACGGGTTTCGAGTGGCCCGCCCCATCCTCGAGGCCGAAT from Deltaproteobacteria bacterium harbors:
- a CDS encoding DUF3795 domain-containing protein gives rise to the protein MEKMIAFCGLICTECPAFIATQKDDDEGKAKLAASWSTEEQVIKPEDINCDGCLSAGERVIKFCNACEVRRCGFEKNVENCAFCGEYACERLNRIYEFIQTPVAKATLEEIRKSL
- a CDS encoding lysoplasmalogenase, whose protein sequence is MKIGKDYLKGKNVVNLVLIVAALFLLAALLFSEKQSSVRLVLVTKSSLSMLFILTALLQQHPVSGYFHLLLAGLIFCMMGDICLALPQAKAFMLGLIAFLLGHVFYLFGFISLTDFYEWISVEPLVILTASAVVFAWLRPHLRSMFFPVLAYIVVITVMLWGAWAVFKARSYGFPGPMFIFAGAFFFYVSDFFVARNRFVRRGYVNRLFGLPLYYLGQFLLAFSVGLV